The Clupea harengus chromosome 13, Ch_v2.0.2, whole genome shotgun sequence DNA window TCTCACTCAGTGATGAGAGGAGGAATGCTGTGTGAGTACTGATCATGTCTTATGGGGACCTCATTGGGGACTATATTAGAATGCTGTGTGAGTACTGCAGAGAAACATAATAGTATCATATACTTCATAGGGGAGTATATTAGAATTCTGTGTGAGTACTGCAGAATCATGTCATATGGGGAAGATGCTGGAGAGTATATTAGAATGTTGTGTGAACACTACTTAAACTTTAACACAGGGCATATTtcgcacacagaaacatatctACATGTATGGTAAATGGGAATGCTTGTATGGACTTCATACCCCCAGAGGCATAGTTTTTACACTGATTAAAATAGTCCAAGAATAAAGTATCACAAtgcttatctttctctcttttgctcacttttgctatctctttcttttcgtGAACTATCTATCTTTCActatttctctcacactctctgtcattctctgccCTCCATCAGGCCTCAGTCTCCTCTGCTGCATGACTCCAGCCCTGAGGAGGTGGAGCAGAGGCGTCTGAAGGAGAagctctctcacctctcctccaccacccccctgcAGCACCTGCAGCTCATCGCCACGCTGGGCATGGGAGGCTTCGGGCGCGTGGAGCTGGTGGGTGTTTAACATGGAGCTGGTGGATGTCTAAAACACACCTTATAGTGGGAGGTTTGGGGCGCGTGGAGCTGGTGGGTGTTTAAGACACTTTATAGTGGGAGGCTTCAGGAGTGTGGAGCTGATGGGTGTTTAATACACACATaatagtgggagagagagagatttgtgctGTGGTTGAAGTGGCCTGTGATCCTGCAGGTGAAGGTGAAAGATGAGGAAACGGGCTTCGCTCTGAAGTGCATCAAGAAGAAGCACATCGTGGACACCAGGCAGCAGGAGCACATCTACTCAGAGAAGAACATCCTGCAGCAAACACACTCCAAATTCATCGTCAAGTCAGTCCACAcaggcatctgtgtgtatgggtgtgtgtagaccagtgtgtgtggatgcatatgtgtgtgtgtgggtgtgtgtgtgtgtgtgtgtgtgtgtgtgtgtgtgtgtgtgtgtgtgtgtgtgtgtgtgtgtgtgtgtgtgtgtgtgtgtgtgtgtgagtgtgtgtgtgtctgttcaggtAACACTCAGGTAGACTCTTCTGACTACCATGTATCATGTAAGCCATTTTCCACTTCAGTTCTGTTCTTGTAAATGTGCATGGGAGACAAGCAAGCATGGGACATTAACAAGTATCACAGGTGACAGCTCATTCTGGAATGTGATTTTAGACAGGATAGACCTAGGATCAGCTAGTCCCTGGGATGGATGCTAgcagaacacacccacacacacacacacacataccagtttCGCTTCTTTCAAAAAGGCAAAATAAATCCTTAATAAGATCCTGCCTGACAGGATGAAGCTGCTGAATGAATGCCCTCTTCATATTCTGTACAAGTGCTTTGTGAAAGCAGGGgggagatgatggtgatgaaagCCATATTGTCTGCAGGCTCTTATGTGAGAAAATTGCTTGTGGTTGAAATGGGAATTCATATGTCCGTTGTTAGCCTCTCTTTAATTATGTAACACACTTACAGCCTGATAGGATGGATGTCGTGTCTGTCCCCACGTTTTATTAAATCCATTGCTgccatatttttatatttacttGTCATTTACTGTATGTGGCTTTTAGTATTAGTTAATCATTTTTAGTGTCGTTAGTATAGTTCAGCATAGTAGTGTAGTCCAATCTGCTATAGTCCTTGGTTTTCcccttaaagcagcagtaaggggtTTTGTTCAAAAACTGACTACTAGAAATCTTACTtctgaaaaggcatgcaaaaacattacaaacaccaacaacagcacagtgggcactgataaaaggcttgctagcatgctaactcgaGTCTCTTGGCGATGtcctgctgtgaaagctttttttttttttttacattttgacgGCGTAGTCCGCcccagaccacagaactgcatagtgcatgGTCTAGGCAGCTAGTTGGAACGACAGGtatatctgtccttcacatgaccatataccatgacaattaatttgaagatgataccggTACTAGTTGCTTACCAAAACTTGCTTCAAAatgtggcaaattgttgcatctCTTTAACTGTCTGGAGTTTAGGGGTGGGATGCTCAGTAAGAGCTTGTACATACACGACTATACTATATaaccatgtgtatgtatgtatgtttgtgtactgtatgtgcatgtgtccatATAtgcagtatgtctgtgtgtgtgttgtgtgtgttattctgtgtgtctgtgtgtgaaataaacAGGGTTCTCTTTGGGGTCCTGCCATGCGGGGGAAGCTGTGAGAGCTTGTGGTATCTGCTGCCATGCTTGTCTTCTCTCCTGATGGTTGCTAAGATCACCTCTACTGAATGTTAAACTTCGTTTGTTCTTGTCTTGGAGTGTGGAATCCAGCTTGATTTATCTGGTCTGCGACATTCAAAGACAAAGAGGCCTGAGCAAACAGCAACACCACTGCCTCACAGCAAACAAGACGTCAAAAGAGCTCTCTCCACTCCCAGTTTTTAACTCCTACActctttcccttccttctcTTTAACCATCaacatggtgtttgtgtgtgtgtgtgtgtgtgtgtgtgtgtgtgtgtgtgtgtgtgtgtgtgtatgtgtgtggatgtgtggatgtgcgtgtgagagagagagagtgatagctTTCCCTTGTTAATGTGTTTGCACATTAACACTCGTGACTTTACCGTTGGAGcgggaatgaaaatgtgttatctatccCGTGTTGTTTTTACCTTATACATTAATGTTTTTCATATGTGAAAGAGgctagagagacacacatcttTTAGACACACATCTTGTGTATTTGCAGGATGTACCGGACATTTCGGGATGATAAGTATGTCTACATGCTGCTGGAGGTTTGTCTTGGAGGAGAGCTGTGGAGCGTACTGAGGGACATGTGAGTGTAGGTTCATATACCATAACGCTGCAGGGTCATATCCATCACAGAGCACTATAGGGTCATATCCTTCACAGAGCACTGTAGGGTCATATCCTTCACAGAGCACTGTAGGGTCATATCCTTCACAGAGCACTGTAGGGTCATATCCCTTACTGACTTCTGCTGTACATATCCCTTATACATTATTACTAGGTCATATCCCAGTCAGGGCTCTATAGGGTCATATCCCAGTCAGGGCTCTATAGGGTCTTATCCCAGTCAGGGCTCTATAGGGTCTTATCCCAGTCAGGGCTCTATAGGGTCTTATCCCAGTCAGAGCACTATAGGGTCATATCTCTTACAGAACACTACAGGGTCATATCCCATATTCATTATTATAGGTTTATATCCACTTACAGAGCACTATAGGGTCATATCCATCACAGAGCACTATAGGGTCATATCCATCACAGAGCACTGTAGGGTCATATCCTTCACAGAGCACTGTAGGGTCATATCCCTTACTGACTACTTCTGTACATATCCCTTATACATTATTACTAGGTCTTATCCCAGTCAGAGCACTATAGGGTCTTATCCCAGTCAGAGCACTATAGGGTCATATCCCAGTCAGAGCACTATAGGGTCATATCCCAGTCAGAGCACTATAGGGTCTTATCTCAGTCTGAGCACTATAGGGTCATATCTCTTACAGAACACTACAGGGTCATATCCCTCATAGTCTATTACAGGGTCATATttcccatacacacatttacaggttCATATCCCGTATGGACTATAAAAGGGTAGTATACAGTACAGACTAATCACATCCCATACTGACTTTTACAGAATCATGTCTACTTACAGACTATCACAAGGTTACATCTCTCACAGAGTGTTACAGGTTCATTACCACTCAAATATTTCTTCATATTACTTGCAACCTAAAACATGACCATGTTACAGATAATGTTATTAAACATATGAAATGCATTGGGTTTAAAGCTTAGAGTTGAGCACTTGTCCCTGGCAGGAGTTGTTTTGAGGAGCCCACTGCACGTTTCTGCATTGGGTGTGTCCTGGAGGCCTTCGACTACCTGCATGGAAAAGGCATCATCTACCGAGACCTCAAACCCGAGAATCTCCTCCTCGATGCAGAGGGCTACGTTAAAATGGTGATTAATTAGTCTTACATTTCCTCTGTTGTGATCATCTCAAGACAGATATTCCATTTGGGTTACTCCAAATGACACTCACTGTCATGTTGCATCTCCCAGGCTTTGGTTACATGAGTCATGTTGTGATTTGAGTCATGTTGTTACTGTTTACGTGCTTCAGAAAAGAGATTGCTTTAAATAGTCTATTTTGATCTATGTCCCATGTCGACACTCCTGCATTTAGTCACTTTAAAGGTCTGTTAAACAACACTTCATCTCTCCTCAGTCTATAGTCTACTGAATCTGATTTGGTCTAGTCATGCCAGGTCAACTTTGGCTTTGCATAGTCGATTTTGTTGGGATAGAAGACCTGGACTTCCTGTGGTCTGTAGTGTGTTGTACCTGATAGAGTCTCTGGGGCAGATGCACATACATTGGAGGGCGCAGCTCAAAAAGTGACTTGACCAGGCCGCAGAAAGCACACTCTGGGTTTTCGTTTTACGCGTTATACGCAACTCCCCCCATGAGTTTTTCCTGAAACTCCTACTTTTCCCCTTAGCCTCCcatgaatgcatatgcataaGCAGGGAAGGTGCAACATGCCATTGTGTGCTCCTGCAACAGAGAGAATGCATTTTAGGAATGTGCCGTTGGGATTGCCCATTTCAAACCACATTTTTGGGTGCAGGCTGCAATGAAATAACGCTGAAATGGTAACGCTAACATGTTATTACATCTGCCCCTCTATGTTGGTCTTCCCAGGCAGACTTTGGCTTCGCTAAGCGCATCGGGCTGGGGAAGAAGACCTGGACATTCTGTGGGACGCCGGAGTATGTGGCCCCTGAGGTCATCATGAACAAGGGCCACGACTTTGGGGCTGACTGCTGGTCCCTGGGTATCCTCATATTTGAGCTGCTCACCGGCAGGTGATACACCTGTTTAAACTGTTGTGTTCAGCAACCgcgcctgtctgtgtgctttatgttgttgtttgattTAGAGATGTTTTTAAGACGCTAGGGTAGTTGTGTTTCCCCACTGAGTCACGGAAACATTGTCTCAAAATGCCTCTTCAAACTTCAGCTCCACTTAAAAACTAGGAAGTATACTTGGATTTTGTGTTCATAGTTTCCTGCAGAGACCTGGTGATGCTCATTACTATGGAGACCACTGAGCGTGTGAGATGGTTACTTTATGTAATTATATTATTTAAGCAGCAATTCATATAGAAGCAGAAGAGAAATCCTAAATTATCACAACACAAAGGAATTGATCATGTTCATAACAGTATCCATAACAAATGGCCATATCAGATCCTCTTTTAAAGCAGGACGTCGCAAACATGCTGGCCACAGAATTACTAGAGCGTTTCAGAATTGGGCTCAGTATATTATAATAACTCTCCTGATGATTCCAGAAGGCTATAATGCTAGCATGCGCCTGCCAACACGAATCCTGATGAATGCACTATTATGCACCATTTCTGTGGCTCAGACATGCATAATAAAtacaatggcacacacacacacacacctgcaggcatTGAGTGAGTGCGCCGGGGCTAATGCTACATATGCTGGGCCGCGTACTCAGGGTGTGTGAACAGCCCTGCAGTGAACATATCAGGAAAGGGTGATGAGCACTCTTCACATCAGCTCAGCAAGTACTTCAGCACCAGATGAAGCACTTtgctctgtgtcacacacacacacatacacacatatgcacacacatcacaaatacatacactcaGTTGCCAGATTATTAGGTACACCTAGTATGCTAGGTGTAAACTAAAACTAATGCAATCTAATATTGCAACAGTCTTGCAATAAATACCAGAGTTGCCAACTTTTAAGGCTAAAATTAACAAAGATTGTTTCAGTTTAtagtataataatataatataataatagtatAATTATAGTAATGAAATATAGTtataatttaattcaattctattttgtttatactgtatatctccaaaacaatacaactgtttcaaggtgctttacagagcccagagcctgaacagGCAGCAGGCACAAGGGCATACAGTCTATGGATAACATATAGACTATACACAGGCTTTATGCAGTACAGCTCCACAGTCTATGGATAACATATAGACTATACACTGGCTTTATGCAGTACAGCTCCacagtcgctttggataaaagtgtgtgCTAAAACCTAAAAGCCATCTCTGGAGCGTGTCTAATCCATTTGAGTCTCTCGCCGTCTTCCTCCAGCCCCCCGTTTTCTGGGTCTGACCCCATTAAGATCTACACCATGGTCCTGCACGGTATCGAGAAGGTGGACATGCCCAAGCGGATCAGCAAACGACCAGAAGACCTCATCAGGAGACTGTGCAAGTACGCCGCCATCTTCCTGTACACATCTGTACTACACAgccaaaacacaaatacagagatGAACATTTTATTAACCAACACCAGAGTCAGTCAGAGTCTAGTCTACTGCAGTATGTCTTTTTATGTTTATGCCATTTTTTTATCTGATCACACATCAAGTGTCTGCACTGTCATGCAAATAAGTCATACATGTTATTAATCAAGTGGGGTAAATATTCTATTGTCAGCACGACCAGCATGGTTTTAAAGTGAAGCACTTGGAGAGATTTGAGCCTCTGTATTTGATCTACAGGCTCAACCCTGCAGAGAGACTAGGCAATAAGAAGAATGGGATTATAGAAATCAAGAAGCACAAGTAAGCCGGACAATATTTCAATAAAATGActacctttctctctatctcttcctccctttctctctctttctatatttCTTTTGTCTGTCTATGTTTCAGTCTTCAGTCTCAATTTCAAAATCCCATTTTATCAATTCAAGTCAGttaaattcaattgtatttatattagtgctgtcagtttaacgcgttaataacggcgttaacgcaaacccattttaacgccgtacatttttttatcgc harbors:
- the LOC105890865 gene encoding cGMP-dependent protein kinase 2: MEGCPDPQQIKTLGVGDYFGEKALISEDVRSANIIATDDNTQCLVLDRDNFNQMVGTYEELQAYLREYVEQLSLSDERRNAVPQSPLLHDSSPEEVEQRRLKEKLSHLSSTTPLQHLQLIATLGMGGFGRVELVKVKDEETGFALKCIKKKHIVDTRQQEHIYSEKNILQQTHSKFIVKMYRTFRDDKYVYMLLEVCLGGELWSVLRDMSCFEEPTARFCIGCVLEAFDYLHGKGIIYRDLKPENLLLDAEGYVKMADFGFAKRIGLGKKTWTFCGTPEYVAPEVIMNKGHDFGADCWSLGILIFELLTGSPPFSGSDPIKIYTMVLHGIEKVDMPKRISKRPEDLIRRLCKLNPAERLGNKKNGIIEIKKHKWFQGFNWEGLRQGRLASPLKREVKGPLDHSHFDMFPPEQEEPPDELSGWDKDF